One part of the Prochlorococcus marinus str. MIT 9313 genome encodes these proteins:
- a CDS encoding lysine decarboxylase: MGFLPLLTRDRGRRLHLPAHGRGAGLPDDLRAMLRHRAGIWDLPELPELGGPLMQQGAVAESQRQAAIAIGAERGWYGVNGATGLLQAALLAIARPGQAVLMPRNVHRSLIQACVLGDLTPVLFDLPFMVDRGHVLPPDGPWLKDVLNELPIAGVEIAAAVLVHPTYQGYATDLKPMVVELHSRGWPVLVDEAHGAHFASRVDASLPDSAITAGADLIVHSLHKSAAGLTQTAVLWSQGDRVDPKAVERSLGWLQTTSPSALLLASCEASLSDLCKPAGLHKLGTRLKDARELAVQLRQLGLPLLENQDPLRLILHTAAEGISGLEADAWLMARGLVGELPEPGCLTFCLGLAPQRGLVRLMHRRWRGLLAAQGKGLPLPVFTPPPLPRITAPAMACGLAWRAQSRRVSIADAVGRVAAELICPYPPGIPLLVPGEKLDHRRVDWLLEQQNLWPDQIAGTVKVMAL; encoded by the coding sequence ATGGGCTTTCTTCCCCTGTTGACTCGCGACCGTGGTCGCAGGTTGCATCTTCCCGCTCATGGTCGTGGGGCTGGCTTGCCTGATGATCTGCGTGCAATGTTGCGCCATCGAGCTGGCATCTGGGATCTGCCGGAACTTCCTGAGTTGGGTGGGCCATTGATGCAGCAGGGGGCGGTGGCAGAGAGTCAAAGGCAGGCAGCGATTGCTATCGGGGCTGAGCGGGGTTGGTATGGCGTCAATGGCGCGACAGGCCTCTTGCAGGCTGCTCTCTTGGCAATAGCAAGGCCTGGTCAGGCTGTGTTGATGCCTCGCAATGTCCATCGCAGTCTCATTCAGGCTTGTGTTTTGGGCGATCTCACGCCTGTCTTGTTTGACCTGCCTTTCATGGTTGATCGGGGTCATGTGCTTCCCCCTGATGGACCTTGGTTGAAGGACGTTTTGAATGAACTTCCTATCGCTGGTGTTGAGATCGCTGCAGCTGTGTTGGTGCATCCCACTTATCAGGGCTATGCGACAGATCTCAAGCCCATGGTTGTTGAGCTTCATTCTCGGGGTTGGCCGGTATTAGTGGATGAGGCTCATGGTGCTCATTTCGCCAGTCGGGTGGATGCATCTTTACCTGATTCTGCGATCACAGCAGGTGCTGACTTAATCGTTCACTCATTGCACAAATCTGCTGCCGGTTTGACTCAGACGGCAGTGCTTTGGAGTCAAGGGGATCGCGTTGATCCCAAAGCTGTCGAGCGCAGTCTCGGCTGGTTGCAAACTACCAGTCCAAGCGCACTCTTGCTGGCTTCTTGTGAAGCGTCGCTGAGTGACTTGTGCAAGCCTGCAGGCTTGCACAAGCTGGGAACGCGCCTCAAGGATGCTCGCGAATTGGCGGTTCAACTTCGTCAGTTGGGATTGCCTTTGCTTGAAAACCAGGATCCCTTGCGGCTGATTTTGCACACCGCTGCAGAGGGTATCAGCGGACTTGAAGCAGATGCTTGGCTGATGGCCAGGGGGCTGGTGGGCGAACTTCCAGAACCAGGCTGCCTAACGTTCTGTCTTGGCTTGGCGCCTCAGCGTGGATTGGTCAGGTTGATGCATCGTCGCTGGCGGGGACTCCTTGCGGCCCAAGGTAAGGGCCTACCTTTGCCAGTCTTTACGCCCCCGCCACTGCCGCGCATCACAGCACCAGCAATGGCTTGTGGCTTGGCTTGGCGCGCTCAAAGTCGGAGAGTGTCGATTGCTGATGCGGTAGGGAGAGTCGCGGCGGAGTTAATCTGTCCCTATCCTCCAGGGATTCCCTTGCTAGTGCCGGGTGAGAAGCTGGATCACAGACGTGTGGACTGGCTTTTAGAGCAGCAGAACCTTTGGCCCGATCAGATCGCTGGTACGGTAAAAGTTATGGCCTTGTAA
- a CDS encoding ABC1 kinase family protein, with the protein MRYDANQDLLWLLTRPWVWIPRLIHVLTSLLTLAVGVLAQGSNNDEEAQKRLAKKLLITLTNLGPCFIKVGQALSTRPDLIKREWLEELTSLQDNLPAFNHATALATLAEDLGAPASQLFEEFPSQPIAAASLGQVYKARLHRNQWVAVKVQRPQLAFILRRDLVIIRLLGVLSAPVLPLNLGFGLGNIIDEFGRSLFEEIDYEQEANNAERFAALFAKDPTVTVPRVERLLSSRRVLTTSWIEGTKLRDRKELKAQLLNPTALIRTAVISGLQQLFEFGYFHADPHPGNIFALSGQSKKMGHLAYCDFGMMDSISDDDRLTLTGAVVHLINNDFNALAKDFQKLGFLSLTSDLTTIIPALEEVLGGSLGESVESFNFKAITDRFSELMFDYPFRVPARFALIIRAVVSQEGLALRLDPDFKIIAIAYPYVAKRLLAGDSMEMREKLLEVIFDNNGHLRLERIESLLKVISQDAVAPDAELIPVAGAGLKLLLGPDGSTLRSRLLMTLIKDERLCASDIKALMSLLRRTFSPRKIANGMLQTLTPRTT; encoded by the coding sequence ATGCGTTACGACGCCAATCAGGATCTGCTCTGGTTGCTAACCAGGCCCTGGGTGTGGATACCTCGATTGATTCATGTGCTCACCTCACTGCTCACACTGGCGGTGGGAGTGCTGGCTCAGGGCTCTAACAACGACGAAGAGGCACAAAAAAGGCTCGCAAAAAAACTGCTAATCACCCTCACCAACCTCGGGCCTTGCTTTATCAAGGTGGGCCAAGCCCTTTCCACCCGACCAGACCTAATCAAGCGTGAATGGCTCGAGGAACTCACCAGCCTCCAAGACAATTTGCCCGCCTTCAACCATGCCACGGCCCTCGCCACGTTGGCAGAAGATCTTGGGGCTCCAGCTAGTCAACTCTTTGAAGAGTTTCCTAGCCAACCAATTGCTGCAGCCAGCCTGGGCCAGGTCTACAAAGCTCGCCTACACCGCAATCAATGGGTAGCCGTGAAAGTACAACGTCCTCAACTGGCGTTCATCTTGCGCCGCGATCTCGTCATTATCCGCCTGCTCGGCGTGCTGTCAGCACCAGTGCTCCCGCTCAACCTGGGCTTTGGACTAGGCAACATCATTGATGAATTCGGTCGCAGCCTATTTGAGGAGATTGATTACGAACAAGAAGCTAACAATGCTGAACGATTTGCGGCTCTTTTCGCCAAAGACCCAACGGTGACGGTCCCAAGGGTGGAGCGATTGTTGTCATCCCGCCGTGTACTAACCACAAGCTGGATCGAGGGCACGAAGCTCCGAGACCGCAAGGAGTTAAAAGCCCAACTTCTTAATCCAACAGCACTGATCAGGACCGCCGTCATCAGCGGTCTTCAACAACTTTTTGAGTTCGGCTATTTCCATGCTGATCCTCACCCAGGCAACATTTTTGCCCTCAGTGGTCAAAGCAAAAAGATGGGTCATCTTGCCTACTGCGATTTCGGCATGATGGATTCAATTAGTGATGACGATCGTCTCACTCTTACTGGAGCAGTAGTTCACCTAATCAACAACGATTTTAATGCGCTAGCTAAAGACTTTCAAAAACTGGGCTTCCTTAGTCTAACAAGTGATCTAACAACAATCATACCGGCACTAGAAGAAGTACTTGGTGGCTCTCTTGGTGAATCAGTGGAGTCCTTCAACTTCAAGGCAATCACCGATCGTTTCTCAGAACTGATGTTCGATTACCCCTTCAGAGTCCCGGCGAGATTTGCCTTGATCATCCGAGCTGTTGTTAGTCAAGAAGGTCTTGCATTAAGGCTAGATCCAGACTTCAAGATCATCGCAATTGCCTACCCATATGTGGCCAAACGTCTACTGGCAGGAGACTCAATGGAGATGCGAGAGAAACTGTTGGAGGTGATTTTTGATAATAATGGGCACCTGCGCCTGGAGCGAATTGAAAGTTTACTGAAAGTGATAAGCCAAGACGCTGTAGCACCAGATGCAGAACTAATCCCTGTAGCAGGAGCAGGCCTAAAACTGCTACTTGGCCCAGATGGATCCACTTTGCGTAGTCGTCTACTGATGACATTGATCAA